The DNA segment ACAGCTCGGAGAGCACCGCCGCGCCCTGACCGCACGCGGGGGCGCCGGGCGCCAGCGGCACCGGCGCCTTCAGCGGGACGTTCGGGGCGGCCGTGGCCGCAATACCGACCTCGGCGGACGTCGGTGCGGCCGCCGGTTCCTGCGCGGGCGACGAGCACGCCACCAGCAATCCAGACGTCGCGACCAGTGTGCACAGTCCTCGGGTCCAAGCCATGGGCCCTGACACTAACCGCTTCGGCAGCGGGGGTCGATGTCCTAGGGTCGGGGAAGACACGAGGAGGTGTGATGACCGCCGAAGCCGACGACTCGGCCGCGGAGGTCATGGTGATCGCCTTCGACGGCACCGACAACGCCCGGCGGGCCGTGCACTACGCCGGCCGATTCCTGTCCAGCAACCGCGCGGTCGTGCTCACGGTGTGGACTCCGGCATACCGCGGACCCGAACCTGTGCCGCTGGATCTCGACGGACCGCCGGACCCGCTGCCGGACCTCGACGACGAGGACATGGCGTACGCCGACGCCCTGCGCATCAACGCCGAAGGCATCACCCTCGCCCGGTCCGCGGGCCTGGCCGCAGAACCGCTGTGCGCGGCCTCGACGAGCACCGTGTGGAACACGATCATCGAGACGGCCGACGCGCTGGACGCCGACCTGATCGTCACCGGCACCCGCGGCACCACCGGGCTGCGCTCGCTGCTGCAGTCCAGCGTGGCCGACCGGGTGCTGCGGCACGGGCACCGTCCGGTGCTCATCGTGCCGCCGGGCCGCTGAGCGGCCGCATGCTAGTTTTGGCGCCATGGATCGGTTCATCGTCCCCGCCGCGGCCAGCATCGTCGTGGGCCTGCTGCTCGGGGCGGCGGCCGTGTTCGGGGTGACGCTGATGGTGCAGGAGGACAGCAAGCCTCCGCTCCAAGCGGGCGATCCGGCGTCATCGGTACTCAACAGGGTCGAGTACGGCGACCGCACTTAGTTCCCGGTTCGCCCCCGCACCGTCCGTAGCCGCTGACGCAGCACAGCCGCTCTCCCGGCGGTGGATGTGGGTGGCCGCCGTCGTGGCCCTCGTCCTGGCATTCGCCCAGTCGCCCGGACAGATCTCGCCCGACACCAAACTCGACCTCACCGCGAATCCCCTGCGGTTCCTCGCCCGCGCGGCCAACCTGTGGAACAGCGACCTGCCGTTCGGCCAGGCCCAGAACCAGGCCTACGGCTATCTCTTCCCGCACGGCACCTTCTTCCTCGCCGGTGACCTCCTCGGCCTGCCCGGCTGGGTGACCCAGCGGCTGTGGTGGGCGCTGCTGCTGACCGTCGGCTTCTGGGGTGTGGTGCGGGTCGCCGAGGCGCTCGGCCTCGGCAGCCCGGCGTCCCGGGTCATCGGCGCGGTCGCTTATGCGCTGTCGCCACGGGTGCTCACCACGTTGGGCGCCCTGTCGTCGGAGACGCTGCCGATGATGCTGGCGCCGTGGGTCCTGCTGCCGGTCATCCTGGCATTGGGCGGGACCGGAGGGATGGGAGTACTGAGGCGCGGGCCGGGTTCGACACGGCTGCTGGCCGCCCGGTCCGCGGGGGCGATCGCGCTGATGGGCGCCGTGAACGC comes from the Mycolicibacterium litorale genome and includes:
- a CDS encoding DUF2613 domain-containing protein translates to MDRFIVPAAASIVVGLLLGAAAVFGVTLMVQEDSKPPLQAGDPASSVLNRVEYGDRT
- a CDS encoding universal stress protein yields the protein MTAEADDSAAEVMVIAFDGTDNARRAVHYAGRFLSSNRAVVLTVWTPAYRGPEPVPLDLDGPPDPLPDLDDEDMAYADALRINAEGITLARSAGLAAEPLCAASTSTVWNTIIETADALDADLIVTGTRGTTGLRSLLQSSVADRVLRHGHRPVLIVPPGR